The Geminocystis sp. NIES-3708 genomic sequence ATAACGTAACTCAGTTAATTCAGCATCAGTCACCACTTCTGATCTACGCCATAACCGTGCAAAAATATAGATTAGTACAACGTGAGAAATACCAAAACTCCACCATTCCCAATTACCTGCGATACCTCTAGTTGCTACAATACCGCAAATATACAAAGGTGTATCAATAGAAAAGGTCGTAGCCGCCATACTTGTACCAGCTAACCACCATGTCAGCGATCGCCCAGAGACAAAAAAATCTTCCATACTTTTCGATGCTTTTCCGGAAAGATAAACACCAAGAGCCATGGTAATAATTAAATATAGTAGAATAACAATCCAATCAATATTTTGCATAAAATGCGAAGAAATTTAATGGTTAATAATAGTCAAATAGAATTACTATAGTATAAAATTCACTTCCAAATTTAAAAATATAGTTTAAGATTTATAAAGTAATAAATATTCACTTTTAATATTCGTTAGTAAAATTAATTTTAATATTATAAACTTAAGATGAAACTAATTAAATTTTTCTTTAAAAAAATAAAGAGTAACTTGAAAAAAAATAGATTTCAACAATTTATTGTGTTGTTGGGATTAACATTTTTTATATCTATGAATATTTTAAATTTACATTTAGTAAATGCTCAACAAATACCTGATGATTCAAAAGAGGCGATGTTAAGCAAAAATATGTTAAAAATGGAACAAAGATTAGAAAAAGAATATGAAGATTATTTTCAAAGAGATATAGTAAATAGTGAAAAAAGTTCTTTAGAAATTTCTGCTATTTTAGCTAAATTAGATCAACAAACAGGTACTAATTCAGCAGTTATTTGGGTTACGCCTGAAGAAAAGTATCTACATTTAGTCTATTTAACAAAGAGTGGTAAAATTATTGTTAAAGATATTGAAGATGCTTCTTTTAATAAACTTACTCAAACAGTTAAAGATTTTTATACAGAAATTAATCAAATAAATAATCCGATCAATTTAACTCAAGCTCAACAATTATATGAATGGATTATTAAACCTTATCAAGAAGAATTTTTGGATAAAGACAATATCAATAATCTTTTATTTTGTTTAGAAAATGGAGTTAGATTATTACCTTTAGTTGCTTTACATGATGGAAATAATTTTTTAATAGAGAAATATAATATAACTCGTATTCCTGCATTTAATTTAATTATTCCACAGTATCAATCTTTGAAAAATCCTCAAGTTTTAGCGATGGGTGCATCAAATTTCCCTGATCAAGATCCACTTCCTGCCGTAACATTAGAACTCGAAAATATAATGAAAAGATTGCAGAACAATTATCATATATCATCATCTAGATCTAGTGAAGTTTTACTTAATGAAGAATTTACATTGAGTAATATGCAAAAACAATTACAAGGAAATTCTTTTAATATTATTCATTTAGCTACCCATGCTAATTTTAATCAAGGTAATCCTAATAACTCCTATATTCAATTTTGGGATCAAAAATTAACTTTAGATAAAATGGCTAGTTTTCCTTGGCAAACTGCACCTGATTTATTGGTTTTAAGTGCTTGTAATACTGCATTTGGCGATCGTAATGCTGAACTTGGTTTTACAGGAGTTGCTTTACAATCAGGAGTAAAATCCGCTTTAGGTAGTTTATGGAGTGTCAGTGATTTAGGTACTTTTGCACTAATCACTGAATTTTATGAACAACTAATTAATCAATCAGCACAAAATCTCACGAAAACACAAGCATTACGTAAAGCTCAAAATCTATTATTACAAGAAAAAATATATTTTCAAGATAACCGTTTAATCACCCCCCATGGAAATATTGAATTACCTGAGACTTTAGGTTTAAAGGGAAAAATAACTTTATCTCATCCTTTTTATTGGGGGGGATTTACTCTAATAAGTAACCCATGGTAATATGATTGGGAGTCACTGAAAAAGTATTTTTTTATAGAGTAATCATCAGATTAAATCATTAAAAAATATTGGTTTTTAGCTTATAGTCATTTTAAATAAGAATGAAACAGTTTAATAATATTAAAAATTCTCAAAAACCTTGATTTGTGAGCATTATTCATCCTGCATATTTTTTCTAACTGTCTCAGTGTTATTTTAATTAACTATATATTTCAATTAATAACGAATTTGTAAAGTTATAGAAGCTGAAATTTCTTGTTCACCGCCAACAATAGGGCTACTAGGCATATTAGAAACTAATTTATCTGCCATTGCCTCTCTAACTATAGGATTAGGAACATTAGCACCATTAACGTTAATAGTAATAATTTCTTGGGCAGTTAAATTTAAGGCTTTTAAAACCGTTTCTGCTTGTTGTTGTGCATCAAAACTCGCTTTTATTAATGCTTGTTTTTGAGCTTGAGAAATTGCCATTTCTGTTGCGGTTAAACTTACATTATCAATACGAGTTGCTCCTACTTTGACACTATCATCTAATAAACGTCCAACCCCATCAATAGGTAACTCAAAACTAACTAAATTAGTGGCAACATAGCCTGTTAATTCTCGTTGATTGTTATTGTAATTATAATTAGGACGTAATT encodes the following:
- a CDS encoding CHAT domain-containing protein, producing the protein MNILNLHLVNAQQIPDDSKEAMLSKNMLKMEQRLEKEYEDYFQRDIVNSEKSSLEISAILAKLDQQTGTNSAVIWVTPEEKYLHLVYLTKSGKIIVKDIEDASFNKLTQTVKDFYTEINQINNPINLTQAQQLYEWIIKPYQEEFLDKDNINNLLFCLENGVRLLPLVALHDGNNFLIEKYNITRIPAFNLIIPQYQSLKNPQVLAMGASNFPDQDPLPAVTLELENIMKRLQNNYHISSSRSSEVLLNEEFTLSNMQKQLQGNSFNIIHLATHANFNQGNPNNSYIQFWDQKLTLDKMASFPWQTAPDLLVLSACNTAFGDRNAELGFTGVALQSGVKSALGSLWSVSDLGTFALITEFYEQLINQSAQNLTKTQALRKAQNLLLQEKIYFQDNRLITPHGNIELPETLGLKGKITLSHPFYWGGFTLISNPW
- a CDS encoding SIMPL domain-containing protein; amino-acid sequence: MLLSILPLQKIFISFSFVSLALMQPVLAQEPILKTITVTGKGIERIPATVANVQLGVEIEGKNATQIQQEVAKRTTSLVELLKSSNVQRLQTTGVQLRPNYNYNNNQRELTGYVATNLVSFELPIDGVGRLLDDSVKVGATRIDNVSLTATEMAISQAQKQALIKASFDAQQQAETVLKALNLTAQEIITINVNGANVPNPIVREAMADKLVSNMPSSPIVGGEQEISASITLQIRY